Part of the Manduca sexta isolate Smith_Timp_Sample1 unplaced genomic scaffold, JHU_Msex_v1.0 HiC_scaffold_737, whole genome shotgun sequence genome, TATTGTAAATCATTGTTTcgagtattaaataatttatataaagtataaccGGTTCGCTAAATCAAGTGTAATGTAACAAGCTGACAATGTTCTAGTTAGGCGGAAGCAAACATTGTAAGGCATGCGTATTTTCTAAACATGTTTCCATTACAGTGCCGGTTCGAGATTTCCGTACTGCAATGTGTTTGCAAAACATAAGGCGGGGTCGGGTGTCAGATGTAGACTTGCGGCCGCGGCAGTCTGCGTGCGAGCACCCTGTAGCGCACGGCGCAGGCGCGCGCGGTCGCACAGTGGCGCGGCGCATATAAAGCAGTGCGGCGCGACCAGTGGGCACAGTGCCGAGCCGCCGAGCGCCGCGAGTCGCCGAAATGAGCGCCCTCGCCTCCCTCGCCCGCTTCACCCTCTGCGCGCTGCTCCTCTCCGGCGACGTGCTCGGTAACGCTTCACACACGCATTCATACACCGCCCTTTATTCAATTATGCTACAGGCTATCACTCAGTGTTCTTATACATAAATTGGTTATCTTTTTTCAGGAAAACATAAGAAAGTGAAGCCAAAGAAGTTTGTGTCGCCGACGACAAAGGGCATTCAGTGCTATAACTGTCTGTCGTTTGATCACCCGGGGTGCTGGGACCCCGACCACCCGGATTTCGCCAACATTACCGTCAGTACCTTATCGTCCCACTGTCCCTAGCTAGGTTCTAGGATGAAGTTTCACGAGTCGCTTTATTTGCAGGTTCCGAACATAGACTGCTACATCCCAGGGATGGCCTTCCTATGCATCGTCATCACATCCGAGTCGGCCAAGCTGGGTGAGTACTGAGCGCGGATCGCGCGGGAAACGAGTCGATTCTCAACAGCGCATGTTTGTGTTACAGTGGAAACGGGCCAGGAGATCGGCTccgtgcgcgcgcgcgcacctGCGTGCCCGCCAAGGACTTCTCTAAGAAGACTGTATCATACTCCATGTGCAGCAAACTCAGCAAGGAGCTGTCTGCCTCCGAGATATTCTCGCGCATCGCAGTCAGTCGGCCGCAGTGCACGCTCTGCAAGAAACACCTGTGCACGGACGCGTCGCACTGCTAGCCGGACCCCGCTCCCCGCCGCACACCGTCGCCCGCCGCCACGCCGCCACACCACCCGCACCGTGTTTACAAACTAAGCGCGGCACAATGCAATAGAGTTAAGTGCCTGTTATCAAGGCACGTAACTCACCGCCGCCGTATCGACTATCGCGTTATTCGTTAACAGTGTACTGAGTACATAATAAAGAAGCCGACACACGGCGCACCGCACCGATGTTTCATTAGTCCTCGTCCCTCACCTTCTCGAGCATGTGGTAGACGTCGGCGAGATCGACGCCCGGGTACGGAGACATGCCGTAGGTGGCGATCTCCCACAGCAAGATCCCGAACGCCCACACGTCGGACTTCGTGCTGAATCGTGTTGTGGCGAGCGCCCTCCGGCGCCGTCCACTTGATGGGGAACTTGGCGCCCGCGTGGGCTGTGTACGTGTCGTCGCGCATCAGCCGGGCTAGCCCGAAGTCCGCCACCTTCACGAGGTGGTTCTCGCCAACTAAGCAATTCCGTGCCGCCAAGTCTCTGcacaaaaacacacacacacatgcatGACAGTTATATGTCAAAAAATCTCTTATCTACATATTTTCGCGATTTCGTAACACTAACTGTTCGAACGTCTAACACGTCAGTCGTGCCGtgtccatgaaggctgcaaagcctttgaataaaatatttatatttacataataaccaCGAGCAAATctctataaatatctttattttaatggatGACAATCGCGTGagcataataaatcattataattcatattaggcgatacctcaaggtccatttcatacattttgtttcggcttttaatctgggtaactaaacaagtattggcaagtaaagaatttaaattcacgtctagttagtgattagttctcgcagggaaaacgtaaaataattaataatcatggatatttcggcctttaaaatttaatatgacgaaattttaaaggcagaaatatccatgattaataattatttttacgtttttctttcaactgcgagaactaatcactaactagatgtgaatttaaattctttacttgccaatacttgtttagttacccagattaaagccgaaacaaaagtatgaaaatggaccttgaggtatcgccttaactacaATTAATagcatttgattaaaaatattgatattattgaataaatctaaaaataaaaccactttTTTGTTAATAACTTCGTTTTGCCCTGGCTTTTCTTGGCCAACATATCAATATAAACTTTCTCATGTGTAATGTTATGGCCGAAACATTTGGGGTAAAATAGGGGCGAGCAGGGtccactatttgatacgttgcctACCCGCCCCCTCTTTAAGCTGGTTACAGTCAGCTCCGGGGAATTCTGCGATTTGGTACTGGTATCCCCCAAAAGCTGCTGTAGGAATCTTATGCCTATTGACAATTATATGGGATCGAAAATGCGAGTAGAACACAagtttcaatatatatttttattataatgcaagACTCGCCTCGCCTAAATGTTTGCGTGTGATCAGAAACTCGAAAACAATAAACTTATGCGagtattttgacccttaggctCAAAACGATTTGTACGACTCGCAGGTACAAGTAAAAGTTGTTCAAGAGATTCTAGTATGACATGATCGCATGTAACTTTTAGTTTTCATCTGTTATGCGACCGGCCTAATCGTTGCCTAAACAACTGTTGTTGATATTATGGCAAATTAGGGACCTTTTTAGTTTCGCTATGTAATATTTGATACGAGCCTTATTTTGGGGGGTTTCCTAACCAAGTTTGGAGGAGTTACAAATCAGACGTGTGGCCCCGACCAGCATAATATACCTTGACATCACATCATCAAAATCGTTGACCGTTTAAACTGTATCTTTTacgataaattattataattatgtattaaaatattttaataacatgtttAAGAATTATTCTTctcctttatttatcatgttttataACTAGTGGTGGCCTTAACCAAACCGACGCCTTTgccttttttttatgtatgaaagggtgaataaacaattaaatatactataaggAAATGACAGAAGAACAGAAGGTTTTGGAGAAACAGCGTGCATATACAGGGTGAATTTTCAAATGGGCGTCAATGGCGAAATAAAGGAGAGTGATGCCCGAAACTATGTATAGGGAATGGCGAAAGTACTCGAATTAGTTTTGGGCTCGAGTTTGATGAAAACTAAATGTGACCTACGTATTAAACCCTAATTTATTAATTCGACGACAACAATTTTGTACTGCGTtttgatttagtttaaaatattgacgCCAACTAGGAAATTCCCTGTATATGCTCGCTTTTCCTGCATACATGACTTGTATCTGATATGATGAGATACCGGTGTATGAAGGAGCGGCTTTCGAGGTAGCTCATGCCGGAGGCGATCTGCGTGGCCATGTACATGAGCACCACGGCGCCGGGAACGCACTCGCGGCTGCCGGAGCGCAGGTAGTCCAGCAGGTTGCCGCGCGACATGAACTCCGTGATGATGTAGAAGGGCGGCTCGCGCGTGCACACGCCCAGCAGCTGCACCAGGTTCGGGTGCCGCATCTCCTTCATAATCGCCGCCTCCTCCAGGAAGTCTTTCAGCGCCATCGTGTCGTCCTTCAGCGTCTTCACCGCCACCTGTGCCGAAGGACACGTCTAGTGACTGATAGCGAGTGCGGTTATTGTATGAGCGGGTGTGGGTGCGTACCGTGATGTTGCCGCGCTTCCAAGCGGCCTCGTACACGTCGCCGTACTGGCCGCCGCCGAGCTTGTGTTTCATCACAATGTCCGTGCGGTCGATCTCCCAGTGGTCGGGCGGCGCGAGCGGGAACACCGTCGGCTTGGACCGCTTCGGCGCCGGGTACAGCAGCTGCGTGATCAGCCCGTCGCCAGCCATCGAGTGGTGGTGCACCAACTCCGCCAATGTGCCGAACTTCGACTCCGACGTCACGTACACCTGGCCCGCCACACGCACTccgattatgaaaattatttattcaaaccaattttaattaatgaattttgcAATAAGATTATGAACCTTCGGCAAGGCAAGAAACAAgcaaatattgttgttttaagtttcaatacttattttttgcagctcctaatttttgttttgcaaccatagtttatatacatataagacAAAGTACTACGTATGTTTATTTGGAACttcaaactataaattaaataaacttgcgTTGCTCTGAAAtcaaaggtattttattaagtaattaagtacatacatcACAATAATAACACTATATAACCAAAATGACATATTCTTACCTGAAATCAAAGAAACGACAATTAAAGTTGACTATTTCAGTTTGTCGgttcctttttaaaatattttataaaattatattttctctctATTTGCTGATTCActttgtgtcaactgtcaacaaGCCATTTTACCAACCGTGTAGGCCgctataacctatttaaaacttaaaggaTTCACAGACTAGAATGTATATCCTTTACATACATACACTAAAATGaccaattttattatacgtataaataaataattcatctaTATTAATCTACTTCCATTACAAACGCAATCCTCTCATTTGTCGCACACATATACAATAGAGCGTAAGCAAAGATACTTATACTTGTAAAGGTACACACTACTATCATATGTGAAGAGTATTGACGCCTATTCGAGTATGACGGTACTAAGAAAATGTAAGAGATCGGCGGATGTATAGAACGACATAGCTCCTTAAATCAAGATATAAAAAAGAACGGCGGCACCTCCCTCCCTATGGGCTTTCTGACTGCATTATCTGCGGTGTCCTCTTATCTCTACTCAATTTATTGTCACGGATCTATAATCTTTAAAGTTGTAAAGCGTGCAACTTTTGTCACCACAATACAAAACTATGGAACCAATTGTCGCCAGCAGCATTTCCGGAAAGATACGACCTGGCGACCTTAAAAACAGTGTATTTCCACCTAAAAGGCCGGCAACGCATCGATACGTcccctggtattgcagatgttcatgggcgGCGTTGATCAATAACCATCAGATGAACCCGGAGCGTGTTTgccatttacaaaataaaaaaaaatcaaatacctagtcttgccataaatattgtaataaagaaaaaagaaaattgttaactgcaaataacatttattacttttacagtgtgtcagtttaatacataaatataaaacaattaaaaatataaaaagcttattcgaagtggtctccattggctgcaatacagtcctttaaacgatgaggccagttatcaatagaagcacgcactctttccatgggaaaattcttcactgccaatcgtatagattgttttagggactccaaattatcatggcgtttagagcaagctgtactctctaaaactgaccacaaatcataatccagcggattaagatcgggactagacgacggccagtcttcagctctgatgaagtccgaaacgttcgattccaaccaagactgcgtggaccgagctttatgacccggcgccgagtcttgctggaaggaccatacttggttattgaacatggtgatgttaaggggcttaactaccttctcaagaatggtatcttgatacacttgtgccgatgttttgatacctttttcacaaaaatatggctcagtcactccttcatagctaacaccccaccaaaccatcactgaagtcggataatgtccacgttgcactctgtcgactaattgggaagcttccttagagctttgagcataaatacggtcattttgtttgttaaaatgttgctcaattgtaaaaattttctcatccgtaaacaaaatttttctgtgacctccctttgcgtaccgcttcagtagttgtttcgattttaccaccctattcttctttaaattatcagttaagaaatggccagtgcgtctcttataggctgcaagtcctaagtcatcttttaaaatacgcgacatggttctaggtgctatcttcatttcccgagataaaatcttttgctttcggacaggatttcttcgaattctttcccttactgctttgaccacctttttcgtacgaacactacgtggacggccagatcttttctgtcacaaacagaggaggtctcattgtacctattaatagcccggtacacaaacattttactaataccaagtgtatggagagttttaaaaattgcatttggctccatacctactttgtgtaatgctatcacagcgattcggttctctttatcaccccacaccattttaatatcgcaaaatattttacaatgtattggcgccaaaatgagaaaacacaatgaacaatcgtataaaaatgacagattcgaaattcaaatgtaatatttttttataattaagtgtaacagtatttatggccagactaagtatatc contains:
- the LOC115441417 gene encoding LOW QUALITY PROTEIN: tyrosine-protein kinase Abl (The sequence of the model RefSeq protein was modified relative to this genomic sequence to represent the inferred CDS: deleted 1 base in 1 codon), which codes for MYVLVLLQRRCCRSRPLPHIPDLPDGEAAAPGTPQPLDTANRWTSKENLLAHHEEDDPQLFVALYDFQAGGENQLTLKKGEQVRIMSYNKSGEWCEAHTLSGAVGWVPSNYVTPVNSLEKHSWYHGPISRNAAEYLLSSGINGSFLVRESESSPGQRSISLRYEGRVYHYRINEDSDGKVYVTSESKFGTLAELVHHHSMAGDGLITQLLYPAPKRSKPTVFPLAPPDHWEIDRTDIVMKHKLGGGQYGDVYEAAWKRGNITVAVKTLKDDTMALKDFLEEAAIMKEMRHPNLVQLLGVCTREPPFYIITEFMSRGNLLDYLRSGSRECVPGAVVLMYMATQIASGMSYLESRSFIHRDLAARNCLVGENHLVKVADFGLARLMRDDTYTAHAGAKFPIKWTAPEGLATTRFSTKSDVWAFGILLWEIATYGMSPYPGVDLADVYHMLEKGYRMECPPGCPAAVYELMRGCWQWNASDRPTFRDIHHALEHMFQDNSITD